The ANME-2 cluster archaeon genome includes a region encoding these proteins:
- a CDS encoding ATP-binding cassette domain-containing protein, with translation MEIPILNGIDLTIRSGEFLAIMGPSGSGKSTLMNMIGCLDRPTQGQVIVNGKDIHNISDNELAHLRGQEIGFVFQTFNLIPRMTAIQNVELPTYANKKNGSDYHVRAQELLGLVGLEDRMDHKATELSGGQCQRVGRSGQVRRAGSSRPDHPRKPRL, from the coding sequence ATGGAAATACCCATCCTCAATGGTATAGACCTGACGATCAGGTCTGGTGAATTCCTTGCTATTATGGGTCCATCAGGTTCCGGTAAAAGTACTTTGATGAACATGATAGGGTGCCTTGACAGACCTACGCAAGGACAGGTTATCGTAAATGGTAAGGACATACATAACATCTCAGATAATGAACTGGCCCATCTTCGGGGCCAGGAGATCGGCTTTGTTTTCCAGACATTTAATCTGATCCCGAGAATGACTGCGATCCAGAATGTTGAACTGCCCACGTATGCCAACAAAAAGAACGGCTCAGATTATCATGTTCGGGCACAAGAGCTTCTTGGACTGGTTGGACTTGAAGACCGGATGGACCACAAGGCGACCGAACTTTCAGGCGGTCAGTGTCAGAGGGTGGGAAGATCGGGCCAAGTCCGAAGGGCAGGTAGTTCACGGCCAGATCACCCACGAAAGCCTCGCCTGTAG
- a CDS encoding MarR family transcriptional regulator: protein MGSLEKLFGKTAQLQVLENILNNRGNTTFLFGIAEETGLSHSSVSRVMEPLIKLGIVKEQKVGKVFRTFALDEENEFTKKLLKFHKDIERLSEKYQN, encoded by the coding sequence ATGGGTTCATTAGAAAAACTATTCGGAAAAACCGCCCAGCTTCAAGTTCTTGAAAACATTCTCAACAATCGTGGTAATACCACTTTTTTATTCGGTATCGCAGAAGAGACCGGTCTGTCCCATTCTAGTGTATCCAGGGTTATGGAACCACTGATTAAACTGGGGATTGTGAAAGAGCAAAAGGTAGGAAAGGTGTTCAGGACATTTGCGCTTGACGAAGAGAATGAATTCACAAAGAAATTATTGAAGTTCCATAAAGATATCGAGAGATTGTCGGAAAAGTACCAAAATTGA
- a CDS encoding MarR family transcriptional regulator has translation MSALEKVFGRTAQMTVLENLIEHQNESTYLSGIAEETGLSHSSVARVIDPLLAADIVIEKRLGKQIRTFRLNLDNKTTKLVLDFHTRLNKEFK, from the coding sequence ATGAGTGCTCTTGAAAAAGTATTCGGACGGACTGCACAGATGACAGTGCTTGAAAATCTTATCGAACACCAGAATGAATCTACGTACCTGTCTGGTATCGCAGAAGAGACCGGGCTGTCCCATTCAAGCGTTGCAAGAGTTATTGACCCATTATTGGCTGCCGATATTGTTATTGAAAAGCGCCTGGGAAAGCAGATACGTACATTCAGGTTGAACCTGGATAATAAAACAACTAAATTGGTACTGGATTTTCATACAAGACTGAACAAGGAATTCAAATGA
- a CDS encoding dihydroneopterin aldolase family protein: MMVITDRDNALFEAGIKLGALYHQFVGSPVNPGSVDSLESAISQSISVQPYVRHITVRIDRDMVHEKAGGEFGYCELEGRMLDVEATILFNDTTARVGLKFDRERDYPMMRIIEVREK; the protein is encoded by the coding sequence ATGATGGTCATAACTGACAGGGATAATGCCTTATTTGAAGCAGGAATAAAATTAGGTGCACTTTATCACCAGTTTGTAGGTTCACCGGTAAATCCCGGAAGCGTTGATAGCCTGGAATCAGCTATCAGCCAGAGCATTTCTGTCCAGCCCTATGTCCGGCACATCACGGTTCGTATCGACAGGGATATGGTACATGAGAAGGCAGGTGGAGAATTCGGATACTGTGAACTGGAAGGACGAATGCTGGACGTGGAAGCCACGATCCTGTTCAATGATACGACAGCGAGGGTAGGATTGAAATTCGATAGAGAACGTGATTACCCTATGATGCGAATAATTGAAGTACGTGAAAAGTAA
- a CDS encoding prepilin peptidase — MEVIELLKVLYCSPFLLYSCYTDIRTRRVSNQVWKLMLMGVALFVANDIMRGGIPTLVSLLISAVIIYIFVYVIFQLGGFGGADAKSLIVLSILFPVYPQIQVSGTYFPLQGVPLIGLFAFSVFGNAVLLTVVVPLGMLAYNLFTLKPGEILQRPAYLFVGFKTDISRLSGRHIKLIEEYSLSDGKIHTRFRRNGVRIDNEIVGKLEEYAAWELIPRRVWVTPGLPFMIPITLGFFVAVFFGDLIFHLTKILIIGG, encoded by the coding sequence ATGGAAGTCATCGAACTATTAAAAGTGCTCTATTGCTCACCATTTCTTCTCTACTCATGTTACACGGACATCCGGACACGCAGGGTTTCAAATCAGGTCTGGAAGCTCATGCTTATGGGTGTTGCCCTGTTTGTTGCCAATGATATTATGAGAGGTGGCATCCCTACCCTGGTCTCACTGTTGATATCGGCCGTCATAATATATATTTTTGTGTATGTAATTTTCCAGTTAGGGGGTTTTGGCGGTGCCGATGCCAAGAGCCTGATAGTATTGTCCATCCTGTTCCCGGTCTACCCCCAGATACAGGTATCAGGCACATACTTCCCGTTACAGGGCGTGCCTTTAATAGGATTGTTTGCTTTTAGCGTATTTGGCAATGCGGTATTGCTTACCGTAGTTGTGCCACTCGGAATGCTGGCCTATAACCTGTTTACTCTCAAGCCAGGCGAGATACTGCAAAGACCCGCATACCTATTTGTGGGTTTCAAGACCGATATTTCAAGACTATCGGGGCGGCATATCAAGTTGATCGAGGAATATTCACTGTCTGATGGTAAAATCCATACTCGGTTCAGACGTAACGGTGTCAGGATAGATAACGAAATTGTTGGGAAGCTTGAAGAATATGCTGCCTGGGAACTGATTCCGCGACGGGTATGGGTCACGCCGGGGTTGCCTTTCATGATACCTATAACCCTGGGATTCTTTGTTGCAGTATTTTTCGGGGACCTGATATTTCATCTCACAAAAATCTTAATAATAGGCGGGTAA
- a CDS encoding TMEM165/GDT1 family protein has product MDLNPALATFSLIALAEMGDKTQLIAIALSTRYSRTHVFAGLLTAFIVLTALAVGVGEVVVTFISPRIIGIVAGVLFIAFGVIALLMDDDDDAELNNSKTHGAFMTAFSLIALAELGDKTEIAVIALSAQYHAPVMVFLGAVLGLGLVSALGVAIGGKLQTIVPMDKLRIGSGILFLVFGVLFLIGI; this is encoded by the coding sequence ATGGACCTGAACCCGGCCCTGGCCACATTCAGTCTTATCGCCCTGGCAGAGATGGGCGATAAGACCCAGTTGATCGCGATTGCGCTGTCGACCAGATATTCCAGGACCCACGTTTTTGCGGGACTGCTGACTGCATTTATTGTGCTGACCGCACTGGCAGTGGGTGTAGGTGAAGTGGTTGTTACCTTTATCAGTCCCCGTATTATCGGGATTGTGGCAGGGGTGTTGTTCATAGCGTTCGGGGTAATTGCTCTCCTGATGGACGACGATGACGACGCTGAACTAAACAACTCCAAAACCCATGGCGCATTCATGACCGCTTTTAGCCTGATAGCGCTTGCCGAGCTGGGTGACAAGACTGAAATTGCCGTTATTGCCCTTTCGGCCCAGTACCATGCGCCGGTGATGGTGTTCCTGGGCGCAGTGCTGGGACTGGGGTTGGTAAGTGCGCTGGGTGTGGCTATTGGTGGGAAACTTCAGACTATTGTGCCAATGGATAAGCTAAGGATTGGGTCAGGGATACTGTTTTTGGTGTTTGGGGTGCTGTTCCTCATAGGGATATAA
- a CDS encoding methyltransferase domain-containing protein yields MKQWRSGSEMKKEDIIELENPYFDVQAEIGITKHAGGLDATKELVELCHIDENKILLVVGCGSGLSACKIAKIYGCRIIGIDISKGMVDRSSKRAHKQGLADRIEFRVADVQDLPFEDTIFDAAISESVTSFPADKAKALSEYVRVVKRGGYIGLNEVTWIQEPTQEMAEYGIRAIGGVKPETAAGWERLLEDAGLKETIARPRKIKKLEQAISEIKMNGLTPALMAAYRMLWVYLTKPAYRKAINDMVKDARGIPKDFMDYYGYGIYAGRKPQ; encoded by the coding sequence ATGAAACAGTGGCGTAGCGGAAGCGAAATGAAGAAAGAAGACATAATTGAACTGGAAAATCCTTACTTTGATGTGCAGGCTGAGATAGGCATCACCAAACATGCAGGCGGCCTGGACGCTACAAAAGAACTGGTCGAACTGTGCCACATAGATGAAAACAAAATCCTGCTGGTCGTAGGATGCGGCAGCGGTTTATCTGCCTGCAAGATAGCGAAAATATATGGCTGCAGGATAATCGGGATAGACATTTCAAAGGGAATGGTGGACCGCTCCAGCAAGAGAGCACACAAGCAAGGTCTGGCAGACAGGATTGAGTTCAGGGTGGCAGATGTGCAGGACCTACCCTTTGAGGATACTATATTCGATGCAGCCATAAGTGAATCAGTGACCTCCTTTCCGGCAGATAAGGCAAAAGCTCTCAGCGAATATGTAAGGGTTGTGAAACGTGGTGGGTACATCGGACTGAACGAAGTCACCTGGATACAGGAGCCTACACAGGAAATGGCAGAGTACGGGATACGTGCCATCGGCGGGGTCAAACCAGAGACTGCTGCAGGCTGGGAACGGTTGCTGGAGGACGCAGGCCTTAAGGAGACAATTGCCAGGCCCAGAAAGATCAAAAAACTGGAACAGGCTATCAGCGAGATTAAAATGAACGGCCTGACCCCGGCACTTATGGCAGCATACAGGATGCTGTGGGTATATCTCACAAAACCCGCGTATCGCAAAGCTATCAATGATATGGTTAAAGATGCAAGGGGTATTCCAAAGGATTTTATGGACTATTACGGGTACGGTATCTATGCAGGCAGGAAACCACAGTAA
- a CDS encoding rubrerythrin family protein, with protein sequence MSLEDILKATFKGETTEVGWYLAMFKIAEEIGLADVATYLRQIAMDEAWHAAEVAKILGMVKDTKSNLIMMLEGETMAEVEKTEAAEIARKEGNNEARLFFERASQDEARHKAGLKGIVDRL encoded by the coding sequence ATGAGTCTTGAAGATATTTTAAAAGCAACATTCAAAGGTGAGACCACAGAAGTAGGTTGGTATCTGGCAATGTTCAAGATCGCAGAAGAAATAGGACTGGCAGACGTGGCAACCTACCTGCGCCAGATAGCAATGGATGAGGCGTGGCATGCAGCAGAAGTGGCCAAGATACTGGGCATGGTCAAGGACACAAAGTCGAACCTTATAATGATGCTGGAAGGCGAAACCATGGCAGAAGTGGAAAAGACAGAAGCTGCCGAGATTGCCCGCAAGGAAGGGAACAACGAGGCAAGACTGTTCTTTGAACGCGCCTCACAGGACGAGGCCAGGCACAAAGCCGGTCTCAAGGGCATTGTGGATAGACTTTAA
- the feoB gene encoding ferrous iron transport protein B: MKSCCDVKNTSSSNAPLTIALVGNPNVGKSAFFTRLTGVGVEVSNYPGTTVEITKGTLKHEGEAINVVDLPGIYSLSTSTEDERAAMRYLSHERPAVIINVIDATRLARNLNLTLQLLEIDIPMVVALNQVDAAEKMGIRIDVEALEEELGVPVIPTIAIRGKGIDTTLHRAIEVVRPLPIDLHFGRYRRRERRGVKYDDHVEMAIENMQGKMPDISRGICIRALEGDRDFIEGICEAPDQVMEAATVPAFIEENRGLSIKDTIVKNRYGEAGTIEHTIQEKHMIPKNFMDRLDGVLTSNRWGLPIFVILMLFMFYIVFRVGGYLEVLIVDIFEMYLLTPAELALSGLHPLAVRAILFGLLGVEAGLAIVIPFIGTFYIFLALMEDSGYLPRAAFLLDRFMHRLGLHGRAIIPLLLGYGCNVPAIMAARTLNTHRERVITVAMIALTPCSARTVIIMGLVGAFVGFWAAISIYLIELVIILLTGWMLGKGLPGEQMGFIMEMPPLRTPGIRVMVKKTWLRMKGFVYVAFPILIVGSSILGVVDTLGLLVVFEEFSKPVFVEWMGLPAFAATAFIFGILRKEMALEILAVLAGTAVFIEVMTPLQIYVFALVATIYVPCAATIAVIGKELGWRDMVLISGFTIVLSIAVGGLANHLGMALL, encoded by the coding sequence TTGAAGTCATGCTGTGATGTAAAGAATACTTCCTCATCCAATGCCCCTTTAACCATTGCACTTGTGGGTAATCCCAATGTAGGCAAGAGCGCGTTCTTCACCAGGCTTACCGGTGTGGGTGTGGAAGTATCCAACTATCCGGGCACGACTGTGGAGATAACAAAGGGCACCCTGAAACATGAAGGGGAGGCCATTAACGTGGTGGACCTGCCAGGAATCTACTCATTATCCACGTCCACTGAAGATGAACGGGCAGCCATGCGGTATCTCAGCCATGAACGACCTGCAGTGATTATTAACGTTATCGATGCTACCAGGCTTGCCAGGAATCTCAACCTGACACTACAATTGCTTGAGATAGACATTCCCATGGTAGTGGCACTGAACCAGGTAGATGCAGCCGAAAAGATGGGGATCAGGATCGATGTGGAAGCGCTGGAAGAAGAACTGGGAGTGCCCGTTATTCCCACTATTGCGATTCGCGGCAAGGGTATCGATACAACACTTCACAGAGCGATCGAAGTGGTGCGGCCTTTGCCGATAGACCTGCATTTCGGCAGGTATAGACGGCGTGAGCGGCGTGGTGTGAAATATGATGACCACGTGGAAATGGCTATCGAAAATATGCAGGGTAAAATGCCTGACATCAGCCGTGGTATCTGTATCAGGGCCCTTGAAGGAGACCGCGATTTTATTGAAGGTATTTGCGAAGCTCCCGACCAGGTTATGGAAGCTGCCACGGTACCGGCTTTTATAGAAGAGAATCGCGGCCTGTCTATTAAAGATACCATTGTCAAGAACCGCTACGGTGAAGCTGGTACTATTGAACATACCATCCAGGAAAAGCACATGATACCGAAGAATTTCATGGACCGGTTAGACGGGGTGCTGACGTCAAACCGCTGGGGTTTGCCGATATTTGTGATTCTAATGCTGTTCATGTTCTATATCGTATTCAGGGTTGGCGGGTATCTGGAGGTACTTATCGTTGACATTTTTGAGATGTACCTTTTAACTCCGGCAGAACTGGCATTGAGCGGGCTGCACCCGCTTGCTGTCAGAGCGATACTATTCGGGCTGCTTGGCGTGGAGGCGGGCCTTGCTATTGTGATTCCCTTTATTGGTACATTCTACATCTTCCTGGCTTTGATGGAAGATTCAGGTTACCTGCCCAGGGCAGCATTCCTGCTTGACAGGTTCATGCACAGGTTAGGATTGCACGGCCGTGCCATCATTCCCTTGTTGCTCGGATACGGGTGCAATGTACCTGCCATTATGGCTGCCCGTACCCTGAACACCCACAGGGAGCGCGTTATCACAGTAGCCATGATAGCTCTGACACCCTGTTCGGCACGGACCGTGATTATCATGGGACTTGTGGGTGCTTTTGTAGGATTCTGGGCAGCCATTTCCATTTACCTCATCGAACTGGTCATTATATTGCTGACCGGGTGGATGCTGGGCAAAGGGCTGCCAGGTGAACAGATGGGCTTTATCATGGAGATGCCGCCCCTGCGTACCCCTGGTATCCGGGTCATGGTGAAAAAGACATGGCTGAGGATGAAAGGGTTTGTTTACGTGGCATTCCCTATACTGATAGTTGGCAGCAGCATTCTGGGCGTGGTGGATACCCTGGGCCTGCTGGTTGTGTTCGAGGAATTCTCAAAACCGGTATTTGTTGAATGGATGGGGCTGCCGGCATTCGCTGCCACGGCATTTATATTCGGTATCCTGCGCAAGGAGATGGCACTGGAGATATTGGCTGTGCTGGCCGGTACGGCGGTGTTCATTGAAGTGATGACACCCCTGCAGATATACGTCTTTGCGCTGGTGGCCACAATATATGTTCCCTGTGCCGCCACGATAGCAGTGATAGGCAAAGAACTGGGATGGCGCGATATGGTGCTCATCTCAGGGTTTACGATCGTACTGTCCATCGCAGTAGGGGGGCTGGCAAACCACCTTGGTATGGCTTTGCTGTAG
- a CDS encoding metal-dependent transcriptional regulator, translated as MSNERIEEYLETILYITKKNSGPVRTSQIAEELKLSAPSVTEMVQKLSESGYIEYTPYYGVTLTDKGCTEALRIKRRHQLLETFLVDVLGAEPDIAHKEACEMEHSISESTLEKMCAFMGHPDICPDGNPIGQGECCPVGPPGASYRDYTPLSELKEGEQGTIKVISLTREIKDRLSAIGLIPDQEVRVKRKLGKGTLSITTMGTEVAVGNDIARKIMVQSQRV; from the coding sequence ATGTCAAACGAACGCATTGAAGAATATCTTGAAACCATACTATATATTACAAAAAAGAACAGCGGTCCGGTCCGCACCAGCCAGATAGCCGAGGAACTCAAGCTTTCAGCGCCCAGCGTTACTGAAATGGTCCAGAAACTTTCAGAGTCTGGTTATATTGAATATACCCCATATTATGGTGTGACCCTGACCGATAAAGGGTGTACTGAAGCGCTGAGGATCAAGCGCCGCCATCAATTGCTCGAAACCTTCCTTGTGGATGTACTGGGTGCAGAGCCGGATATTGCCCATAAGGAAGCCTGTGAAATGGAACATTCTATATCCGAGTCCACGCTTGAGAAGATGTGTGCCTTTATGGGACATCCTGATATCTGTCCCGACGGAAATCCCATCGGTCAGGGTGAATGCTGTCCTGTCGGGCCGCCAGGTGCATCATATCGTGATTATACCCCGCTATCGGAATTAAAGGAAGGCGAGCAAGGCACGATCAAGGTCATATCCCTGACCCGTGAAATAAAGGACAGGTTGTCGGCAATCGGATTGATACCTGACCAGGAGGTCCGTGTAAAGCGGAAACTGGGAAAAGGTACCCTGTCTATCACGACCATGGGTACCGAAGTAGCAGTGGGGAACGATATAGCCAGAAAGATAATGGTGCAAAGCCAGCGGGTGTGA
- a CDS encoding KamA family radical SAM protein, producing MMHARYRVDVGIIAGNVQVIDMKELITATKDELMNVLWESNPQIYHILRGSEDLLVTRNKLSRYLSNVDAALFNVYSNRYFKNMNILEKKNARECIGVLKTIIRTENEKQVRFSALKMLSRMAKEGRVNRNISKGFICECIFLFRGISGRSGLYTANEVPSFVQLKGKEAALERMKFLDNYAGRMEPFFEKYRTGLETDLVYRRSMLKEHILRHFQADEGDWSDYRWHLKHIISDIATLQSIIKLDKSEMKGLKLADKYHIPFQVTPYYLSLFDSENLKQFDRSIRAQVLPSANYCKNFYESKQKGISMDFMEEASTSPIEGITRRYPKILILKPYKSCPQICVYCQRNWELETIEDSEITRDVITKSIDWVADNPHISEVLVTGGDPLTLDDSYLDWLLGKIFDIEHIERIRIGTRTLVTLPFRFTDGLLEVFSNYQRLGEQELCLVTHFQHPTEITPDVLDVVSHIKKRGISIYNQQVFTYYNSKKFETCLLRKTMKKSGIDPYYTFNTKGKDETIDYRVPISRIEQERKEEARLLPGLERTDEPVFNVPRLGKSHLRAWQDHEVIMILPNGRRVYRFYPWESNLGLVEPYNYVDVSIYDYLERLYYDDEDIDEYSSIWYYF from the coding sequence ATGATGCATGCACGTTACCGTGTCGATGTTGGAATAATAGCTGGAAATGTGCAGGTAATAGATATGAAGGAACTGATAACGGCGACCAAAGATGAACTCATGAACGTATTATGGGAGTCTAATCCACAGATCTACCATATACTCAGGGGAAGTGAGGACCTGCTTGTTACGCGTAATAAATTATCCCGTTATTTGAGTAATGTTGATGCAGCTCTGTTCAATGTGTATTCGAACCGGTATTTTAAAAATATGAACATCCTGGAAAAAAAGAATGCCAGGGAATGCATTGGGGTTTTAAAGACCATTATAAGGACTGAAAATGAAAAACAGGTACGTTTCTCTGCCCTGAAAATGTTGTCCCGGATGGCAAAAGAGGGAAGGGTGAACCGGAATATCAGTAAAGGCTTCATCTGTGAATGTATCTTCCTGTTCAGGGGTATCAGTGGCAGATCAGGACTTTATACCGCCAATGAAGTGCCTTCGTTCGTACAATTGAAAGGGAAAGAAGCAGCACTTGAGCGTATGAAGTTCCTGGATAACTATGCGGGACGGATGGAGCCGTTCTTTGAGAAATACCGCACCGGCCTGGAAACTGACCTGGTATATCGCAGGTCCATGCTAAAGGAACACATCCTGCGGCATTTCCAGGCAGATGAAGGAGACTGGAGCGATTACCGCTGGCACCTGAAACACATCATTTCAGATATCGCGACATTGCAGAGTATCATAAAACTTGACAAATCTGAAATGAAAGGTTTGAAGCTTGCAGATAAGTATCACATCCCGTTCCAGGTCACGCCATATTACCTGTCCCTGTTCGACTCTGAGAATCTCAAACAGTTCGACCGGTCAATAAGGGCACAGGTACTTCCCAGTGCGAATTACTGTAAAAACTTCTATGAAAGCAAACAAAAAGGCATCAGCATGGATTTCATGGAAGAGGCATCCACCAGTCCCATTGAAGGTATCACGCGGAGATATCCTAAAATACTTATCCTCAAACCTTATAAATCATGTCCCCAGATATGTGTTTACTGCCAGCGCAACTGGGAACTTGAGACCATTGAGGACAGCGAGATAACCAGGGATGTGATCACAAAGTCCATTGATTGGGTCGCCGACAACCCGCATATCAGCGAGGTACTGGTTACCGGAGGGGACCCGTTAACACTGGACGATTCGTATCTTGACTGGCTGCTGGGTAAAATATTTGATATCGAGCATATTGAGCGTATCAGGATAGGGACCAGGACTCTGGTCACGCTGCCTTTCCGGTTCACTGACGGGCTTTTGGAAGTGTTCAGTAACTATCAGCGTCTGGGTGAACAGGAATTATGCCTGGTAACCCATTTCCAGCATCCCACCGAGATCACTCCTGATGTACTGGATGTGGTTTCACATATCAAGAAACGTGGCATCAGTATCTATAACCAGCAGGTCTTCACCTATTATAACAGCAAGAAGTTCGAAACCTGCCTGCTACGCAAGACCATGAAGAAATCCGGTATCGACCCTTACTATACGTTCAACACCAAGGGGAAGGACGAGACCATAGATTACCGGGTCCCCATCTCAAGGATAGAGCAGGAACGCAAAGAGGAGGCCAGGCTTCTGCCAGGGCTGGAGCGGACCGACGAACCCGTGTTCAATGTACCCAGGCTGGGCAAGTCACACCTGCGGGCGTGGCAGGACCACGAGGTTATAATGATATTGCCAAATGGCAGGCGTGTTTATCGTTTTTATCCCTGGGAATCCAACCTTGGACTGGTAGAACCCTATAACTATGTGGATGTATCCATCTATGATTACCTGGAACGGCTGTACTACGATGATGAGGATATTGATGAATATAGTTCCATATGGTATTATTTTTGA
- a CDS encoding 2Fe-2S iron-sulfur cluster binding domain-containing protein gives MRVTFRISRFNPDLDARPYHQDFELDVASGMTLLDCLIEIRNEQDKSLTFRRSCRSGICGSCAVRVNHRAMLACKTQALDVVIDGGVLVEPLVHLRTIKDLTVDMDPFYQTIEKVQPWLVTGHTTEEIPAISSKDAEKLNTVSDCIFCGACYSDCNVIDVDRSFAGPSAIAKTYRFAFDPRDILGSERIKQLVDSGLYKCPVDQECEIACPKDISLRRDVIEQLRCSAVSGDFGPLPAHKRLIMSVLDTGASVPVTTTPAVDMYKDHERDFHGIKELSIREFEGEPVAEVVLFFGCIINRRQQDTAAAIINIFRHNRVAVHIPKKQVCCGSPFMRVGMRETMKPFVTQNFEIFNTYANNGVTHILTSCSGCNSTFRHDYPTLALEYGLNFDFRIYDVGEYMTMMDRDGILNLKDMKTIAMKTMYHYPCHIRASGLDESIYVDLIRKIPGMELVQVPSSGLCCGGGGGVRAAYPDISDKLAIRRMEIARDEGVDGLLTNCPFCILSFERGLSLKEDAGDGMDFGIFDFYRIFSRAFGEDEMV, from the coding sequence ATGCGGGTCACATTCAGGATATCCCGGTTCAACCCTGACCTGGACGCGAGACCGTATCACCAGGATTTTGAACTTGATGTGGCCAGCGGTATGACCCTACTGGACTGCCTTATCGAGATCAGGAACGAACAGGACAAAAGCCTGACCTTCAGGCGTTCCTGCAGAAGCGGTATCTGTGGCTCATGTGCTGTTCGGGTCAATCACAGGGCCATGCTGGCATGCAAGACCCAGGCGCTTGACGTGGTTATTGATGGGGGGGTGCTGGTTGAACCTCTTGTCCACCTGAGGACGATAAAAGACCTGACTGTTGATATGGACCCGTTTTACCAGACCATAGAAAAGGTCCAGCCATGGCTGGTCACCGGCCATACCACTGAGGAAATACCAGCCATCTCGTCCAAGGATGCAGAAAAATTGAACACGGTCAGTGACTGTATTTTCTGCGGTGCGTGTTATTCAGATTGTAATGTAATAGATGTAGACCGCTCCTTTGCAGGCCCCTCGGCTATTGCAAAGACCTACCGGTTCGCGTTCGACCCCAGGGACATCCTGGGCAGTGAACGGATAAAACAACTGGTCGATAGCGGGCTCTATAAGTGTCCGGTTGACCAGGAATGTGAGATCGCCTGTCCTAAGGACATATCCCTGCGAAGAGATGTGATAGAACAGTTAAGGTGCAGTGCGGTATCAGGGGATTTTGGCCCCCTGCCTGCCCACAAACGCCTCATCATGTCGGTACTGGATACAGGCGCCAGTGTTCCGGTGACCACAACCCCTGCTGTGGACATGTATAAAGACCACGAACGTGATTTCCACGGGATAAAAGAACTCTCTATCAGGGAATTCGAGGGTGAACCTGTAGCAGAAGTGGTACTGTTCTTTGGCTGCATCATTAATCGCAGGCAGCAGGACACGGCTGCTGCCATCATCAATATTTTCCGGCACAACAGAGTGGCAGTACACATCCCGAAAAAACAGGTTTGCTGCGGCAGTCCTTTCATGAGGGTAGGGATGAGGGAGACCATGAAGCCTTTTGTGACCCAGAACTTCGAGATATTCAATACCTACGCCAATAACGGGGTCACCCACATCCTCACAAGCTGTTCAGGCTGTAATTCCACATTCAGGCACGATTACCCCACACTGGCTCTGGAATACGGGCTTAATTTTGATTTCAGGATATATGATGTCGGGGAGTACATGACCATGATGGACAGGGACGGGATACTGAACCTTAAGGATATGAAAACGATTGCAATGAAAACCATGTATCACTATCCCTGCCATATCAGGGCAAGCGGCCTGGATGAATCCATCTATGTAGACCTTATCAGGAAGATCCCGGGCATGGAACTGGTACAGGTACCCTCCTCAGGACTGTGCTGCGGGGGAGGGGGAGGTGTGCGTGCTGCATATCCTGATATATCGGATAAACTGGCCATTCGCAGGATGGAAATTGCACGGGATGAAGGGGTGGATGGCCTGTTGACCAACTGTCCCTTCTGTATCCTCTCGTTTGAAAGAGGATTGAGCCTGAAAGAAGATGCTGGTGATGGCATGGATTTTGGGATATTTGATTTTTACCGGATATTTTCCCGGGCATTCGGTGAAGATGAAATGGTCTAA